A genome region from Megalobrama amblycephala isolate DHTTF-2021 linkage group LG18, ASM1881202v1, whole genome shotgun sequence includes the following:
- the LOC125252236 gene encoding claudin-4-like, protein MVSAARQILGICLAMIGFLGSIVICGLPNWKVTAFIGANIVTAQIIWEGLWMNCVVQSTGQMQCKVYDSLLALPQDLQGARALVIIAIIAGVFGILLCLVGGKCTNFVEDEASKAKVAIASGVIFIIVGILVLIPVCWTANTIIRDFYNPLLVGSLKRELGASLYIGWASAGLLFLGGGLLCSSCPPSEDVPHNVKYSQARSVDSSKAYV, encoded by the coding sequence ATGGTGTCCGCAGCACGTCAAATCTTGGGCATCTGCCTGGCTATGATCGGCTTCTTGGGAAGCATCGTCATCTGTGGCTTGCCCAACTGGAAGGTGACAGCATTCATCGGAGCCAACATTGTGACCGCTCAGATCATTTGGGAAGGTTTATGGATGAACTGTGTGGTTCAGAGCACAGGACAGATGCAGTGTAAGGTCTATGATTCTCTGCTGGCACTTCCTCAAGATCTGCAGGGCGCCAGAGCCTTGGTGATCATCGCCATCATCGCTGGGGTGTTTGGAATCCTCCTGTGCCTCGTGGGAGGAAAGTGCACCAACTTCGTGGAAGACGAGGCGTCTAAAGCAAAGGTTGCTATCGCCAGTGGCGTCATCTTCATCATCGTTGGAATTCTTGTCCTCATTCCCGTCTGCTGGACTGCGAATACCATAATCAGGGACTTCTACAACCCTTTGTTGGTGGGCAGCCTGAAGAGGGAGCTCGGGGCATCGCTTTACATTGGCTGGGCTTCAGCCGGCTTGCTTTTCCTGGGTGGAGGTCTCCTCTGCAGCTCTTGCCCACCGAGTGAGGATGTTCCCCACAATGTGAAGTATTCTCAAGCCAGATCTGTGGACAGCAGCAAAGCTTATGTATAA
- the LOC125252234 gene encoding claudin-4-like, protein MASLGMHMLASALALLGWTGALLSCIMPMWRVTAFIGTTIVTSETMWEGIWMSCVIQSTGQMQCKPYESTLALSSDLQAARALTVMSILLGAVGLVLAFIGGKCTIFMGGSKRSKARIATAAGVTLIVAGILCIIPVSWSAGIVVQTFYNPLMTNSQRREIGGAIYVGWGASVVLMLGGGMLCTTICKDKTEDDSGPSVKYLIVRSSQAGSSRAGSQRMRPISVRSMQSATPSVRSQWSQKVPMNQGRPPSTDSHQSKPSTTKSQLARAESMPESEQDKGAWTKSQLIDDGLDQMLAPSESSETPEDAPKTYI, encoded by the coding sequence ATGGCTTCCCTTGGCATGCACATGCTGGCGAGTGCCTTGGCCTTACTGGGATGGACTGGAGCCCTCCTGTCCTGCATCATGCCAATGTGGCGTGTGACAGCCTTCATTGGAACCACCATTGTCACCTCAGAGACCATGTGGGAGGGCATTTGGATGAGCTGCGTGATACAAAGCACAGGCCAAATGCAGTGCAAACCGTACGAGTCCACGCTCGCATTAAGCTCAGATCTGCAGGCCGCTCGGGCTCTCACGGTCATGTCCATCCTTTTAGGAGCGGTGGGCCTTGTTTTGGCCTTCATCGGAGGAAAATGCACCATTTTCATGGGCGGTTCCAAAAGATCCAAAGCCAGAATTGCAACAGCGGCCGGTGTGACGTTGATCGTCGCTGGAATTCTCTGCATTATCCCTGTCTCCTGGTCGGCTGGCATTGTGGTACAAACGTTTTACAACCCGCTGATGACCAATTCGCAGCGCAGGGAGATTGGCGGTGCCATTTATGTTGGTTGGGGTGCATCTGTCGTCCTCATGTTGGGTGGAGGAATGTTGTGCACCACCATCTGCAAAGACAAAACAGAGGATGACAGCGGTCCTTCAGTGAAGTACCTGATCGTGCGCTCGTCGCAGGCAGGGTCCAGCAGGGCCGGCTCGCAGAGGATGCGCCCCATCTCTGTGAGGTCGATGCAGAGTGCCACTCCATCTGTGAGGTCCCAATGGAGTCAGAAAGTCCCAATGAATCAGGGTAGACCTCCCTCCACAGACTCCCACCAGAGCAAGCCATCAACTACAAAGTCCCAGCTTGCCAGAGCCGAATCGATGCCAGAGTCTGAGCAGGACAAGGGGGCGTGGACAAAGTCCCAGCTGATTGATGATGGTTTGGATCAAATGCTGGCCCCCTCTGAATCTAGCGAGACACCTGAAGATGCTCCAAAGACATACATTTGA
- the mettl27 gene encoding methyltransferase-like protein 27 → MSAASTSILRLLCTFILHMQATAGMANASRTFSDVKNVILSAHKNTGAQDKVGFYETWAEDYEQDVALLDYRAPLLAAECVSSFFTGDREKATVLDVACGTGLVSGHLKQMGFRHFVGVDGSLRMLELAKKTGLYQQLTQCLLGQDEISAETYDVVIIVGALSVGQVPLTVVRELCDLTKPGGYVCMTTRGNADNREYKAELEKMIKALEEEQKWSRVTVVEVEEWERAVSEKDSGYIPGTIYLYQRSV, encoded by the exons ATGAGTGCAGCGTCTACGTCTATACTAAGGTTACTTTGTACTTTCATATTGCATATGCAAGCGACCGCAG GAATGGCAAATGCCAGTCGGACCTTTTCTGATGTAAAGAATGTGATCCTGTCAGCCCACAAAAACACAGGGGCCCAGGATAAGGTTGGCTTCTATGAAACCTGGGCTGAGGACTATGAGCAG GATGTAGCGCTGCTGGATTACCGTGCCCCCTTGTTAGCAGCTGAGTGTGTGAGCTCATTTTTCACAGGTGACAGGGAGAAGGCCACTGTCCTGGATGTGGCCTGCGGAACAGGCCTGGTCTCTGGACAT TTAAAGCAAATGGGGTTTCGTCACTTTGTTGGAGTAGATGGAAGTTTGAGGATGCTGGAGTTGGCAAAGAAAACTGGACTTTATCAGCAACTTACACAGTGCCTGCTTGGTCAAGATGAAATTTCAGCTG AAACATATGATGTCGTTATAATCGTTGGAGCTCTAAGCGTTGGGCAGGTGCCTTTGACAGTCGTCAGAGAGCTCTGTGATCTTACAAAACCAG GCGGCTATGTGTGCATGACTACAAGAGGGAACGCTGATAACCGGGAGTACAAGGCTGAGCTGGAGAAAATGATCAAAGCACTTGAGGAAGAGCAGAAATGGAGCCGTGTGACTGTTGTTGAGGTGGAGGAATGGGAGAGAGCTGTTTCAGAAAAGGACAGTGGGTACATTCCAGGCACCATTTATCTGTATCAGAGAAGTGTTTAG